In the Setaria italica strain Yugu1 chromosome VI, Setaria_italica_v2.0, whole genome shotgun sequence genome, one interval contains:
- the LOC101778988 gene encoding LRR receptor-like serine/threonine-protein kinase, whose translation MPPRLRATIAARLLALLLCFSSPALLAPCHGVNEQGQALLRWKASTNATRGALDSWNAGDATPCRWLSVSCDARGDVVSLSIKSVDLGGALPSADLRPLGRSLKTLVLSGTNLTGAIPKELGDLAELTTLDLSKNQLSGAIPAELCRLRKLQSLALNTNSLRGAIPDGIGNLTSLTYLTLYDNELSGAIPASIGNLKKLQVLRAGGNQALKGPLPPEIGGCTDLTMLGLAETGLSGSLPETIGQLKKIQTIAIYTAMLTGSIPESIGNCTELTSLYLYQNSLTGPIPPQLGRLRKLQTVLLWQNQLVGTIPPEIANCKELVLIDLSLNSLTGPIPSSFGTLPNLQQLQLSTNKLTGVIPPELSNCTSLTDIEVDNNELSGEIGIDFPRLRNLTLFYAWQNRLTGPVPASLSQCEGLQSLDLSYNNFTGPVPRELFALQNLTKLLLLDNDLSGFIPPEIGNCTNLYRLRLNNNRLSGTIPAEIGRLKNLNFLDLGSNRLVGPLPAALSGCDNLEFMDLHSNALSGALPDELPRSLQFVDISDNKLTGLLGPGIGLLPELTKLNLGKNRISGGIPPELGSCEKLQLLDLGDNALSGGIPPELGKLPSLEISLNLSCNRLSGEIPSQFGDLDKLGSLDISYNQLSGSLAPLARLENLVMLNISYNAFSGELPDTPFFQKLPLSDIAGNHLLVVGAGADEASRHAAISALKVAMTILAVVSALLLLAATYVLARSRRRDGAIHGADETWEVTLYQKLDFSVDEVVRALTSANVIGTGSSGVVYRVGLPNGDSLAVKKMWSSDEAGAFRNEITALGSIRHRNIVRLLGWGANRSTKLLFYTYLPNGSLSGFLHRGGVKGAADWGPRYEIALGVAHAVAYLHHDCLPAILHGDIKAMNVLLGPRNEPYLADFGLARVLSGAVASGSAKLDSSKPTRIAGSYGYIAPEYASMQRITEKSDVYSFGVVVLEILTGKHPLDPTLPGGAHLVQWVREHVHAKRDTAELLDPRLRGKPEAQVQEMLQVFSVAMLCIAHRADDRPAMKDVVALLKEVSRPAEGGEEGKEQPACNSASAAATTPPAVQAQRSPARSPLPKGGSSSCSFAMSDYSS comes from the exons ATGCCTCCACGGTTGCGCGCCACCATCGCGGCGAggctcctcgcgctcctcctgtGCTTCTCCTCCCCGGCGCTGCTCGCGCCGTGCCACGGTGTCAACGAGCAGGGCCAGGCGCTGCTGCGATGGAAGGCGTCCACGAACGCGACGCGCGGCGCGCTGGACTCGTGGAACGCCGGCGACGCGACCCCGTGCCGGTGGCTCAGCGTGTCGTGCGACGCGCGCGGCGACGTCGTGTCGCTGAGCATCAAGTCGGTCGACCTCGGCGGGGCGCTCCCCTCCGCGGACCTGCGGCCGCTGGGGCGCTCGCTCAAGACGCTTGTGCTCTCCGGCACCAACCTCACCGGCGCGATCCCCAAGGAGCTCGGCGACCTCGCCGAGCTCACCACGCTTGACCTCAGCAAGAACCAGCTGTCCGGCGCCATCCCGGCCGAGCTGTGCCGGCTCCGGAAGCTCCAGTCGCTGGCGCTCAACACCAACTCGCTGCGCGGCGCCATCCCTGACGGCATTGGCAACCTCACCAGCCTCACGTACCTCACCCTCTACGACAACGAGCTCAGCGGCGCGATCCCGGCGAGCATCGGCAACCTCAAGAAGTTGCAGGTGCTGCGAGCCGGCGGCAACCAGGCGCTGAAGggcccgctgccgccggagatCGGCGGGTGCACCGACCTCACCATGCTCGGCCTCGCCGAGACCGGGCTCTCCGGGAGCCTCCCGGAGACGATCGGCCAGCTCAAGAAGATCCAGACGATCGCCATCTACACCGCAATGCTCACCGGCTCAATCCCGGAGAGCATCGGCAACTGCACCGAGCTCACCAGTCTGTACCTGTACCAGAACTCCCTCACCGGCCCGATCCCGCCGCAGCTCGGCCGGCTGCGCAAGCTGCAGACGGTGCTCCTGTGGCAGAACCAGCTCGTCGGCACAATCCCGCCGGAGATCGCCAACTGCAAGGAGCTTGTGCTCATCGACCTGTCGCTGAACTCGCTCACGGGACCCATCCCGAGCAGCTTCGGCACGCTGCCGAacctgcagcagctgcagctcagcACGAACAAGCTCACCGGCGTCATCCCGCCGGAGCTCTCCAACTGCACGTCGCTGACCGACATCGAGGTGGACAACAACGAGCTCTCCGGCGAGATCGGCATCGACTTCCCGCGGCTGCGCAACCTGACCCTGTTCTACGCGTGGCAGAACCGGCTCACCGGCCCCGTGCCGGCGAGCCTGTCCCAGTGCGAAGGCTTGCAGTCGCTGGACCTCTCGTACAACAACTTCACCGGACCCGTCCCGAGGGAGCTGTTCGCGCTGCAGAACCTGACCAAGCTGCTGCTCCTCGACAACGACCTCTCCGGGTTCATACCGCCGGAGATCGGCAACTGCACCAACCTCTACCGGCTCCGGCTCAACAACAACCGGCTCTCGGGGACGATACCCGCGGAGATCGGCAGGTTGAAGAACCTCAATTTCCTCGACTTGGGCAGCAACCGCCTTGTCGGCCCGTTGCCGGCGGCGTTGTCCGGCTGCGACAACCTAGAATTCATGGACCTGCACTCGAATGCTCTGTCGGGCGCGTTGCCGGACGAGCTGCCCCGCAGCCTCCAGTTCGTCGACATCTCCGACAACAAGCTCACCGGACTGCTGGGACCCGGCATTGGGTTGTTGCCGGAGCTGACAAAACTTAACCTGGGGAAGAACCGGATATCCGGCGGCATACCGCCGGAGCTCGGTTCTTGCGAGAAGCTCCAGCTGCTGGACCTCGGCGACAACGCGCTCTCCGGTGgcatcccgccggagctcgggaAGCTCCCTTCGCTGGAGATTTCGCTTAACCTCAGCTGCAACCGCCTCTCCGGGGAGATCCCGTCGCAGTTCGGCGACCTCGATAAGCTCGGCAGCCTCGACATATCTTACAACCAGCTCTCCGGCAGCCTCGCGCCGCTCGCGAGGCTTGAGAACCTCGTCATGCTCAACATCTCCTACAACGCGTTCTCCGGCGAGCTCCCAGACACGCCCTTCTTCCAGAAGCTCCCGCTCAGCGACATCGCCGGTAACCACCTGCTCGTcgtgggcgccggcgccgacgaggcctCCCGGCACGCGGCCATCTCGGCGCTGAAGGTGGCCATGACGATCCTGGCCGTGGTgagcgcgctcctcctcctggcggcCACCTACGTGCTcgcccgctcgcgccgccgcgacggcgccaTCCACGGCGCCGACGAGACGTGGGAGGTGACCCTGTACCAGAAGCTGGACTTCTCGGTGGACGAGGTGGTGCGCGCGCTGACGTCGGCGAACGTGATAGGCACGGGCAGCTCCGGCGTGGTGTACCGCGTGGGACTCCCCAACGGCGACTCCCTCGCCGTGAAGAAGATGTGGTCCTCCGACGAGGCCGGTGCGTTCCGGAACGAGATCACGGCGCTGGGCTCCATCCGCCACCGCAACATCGTGCGGCTGCTCGGGTGGGGCGCGAACCGCAGCACCAAGCTGCTCTTCTACACGTACCTGCCCAACGGCAGCCTGAGCGGGTTCCTCCACCGCGGCGGCGTCAAGGGCGCCGCCGACTGGGGCCCGCGCTACGAGATCGCGCTCGGCGTGGCGCACGCCGTGGCGTACCTCCACCACGACTGCCTACCGGCGATCCTGCACGGCGACATCAAGGCCATGAACGTCCTGCTCGGCCCCCGGAACGAGCCGTACCTCGCCGACTTCGGGCTCGCCCGCGTTCTTTCCGGCGCCGTCGCGTCCGGGTCCGCCAAGCTCGACTCCTCCAAGCCCACACGCATCGCCGGCTCGTACGGCTACATCGCGCCAG AGTACGCGTCGATGCAGCGGATCACGGAgaagagcgacgtgtacagcttcggcgtggtGGTGCTGGAGATCCTGACGGGGAAGCACCCGCTGGACCCGACGCTGCCGGGCGGCGCGCACCTGGTGCAATGGGTGCGGGAGCACGTGCACGCGAAGCGGGACACGGCGGAGCTCCTGGACCCGCGGCTGCGGGGGAAGCCGGAGGCGCAGGTGCAGGAGATGCTTCAGGTGTTCTCGGTGGCCATGCTCTGCATCGCGCACCGCGCCGACGACCGGCCGGCGATGAAGGACGTCGTGGCGCTGCTCAAGGAGGTCAGCCGGCCAGCCgagggcggggaggaggggaaggagcAGCCAGCGTGCAACtcggcctccgccgctgccactaCGCCACCGGCCGTGCAGGCGCAGCGGTCGCCGGCTCGGAGCCCACTGCCGAAGGGCGGCTCGTCGAGCTGCTCCTTCGCCATGTCCGACTACTCTAGCTGA
- the LOC101779393 gene encoding elongator complex protein 2 — protein MSPAAGELAGARGEGGGMEVQRVFIGAGCNRVVNNVSWGACGLVAFGAQNAVALFSPERGEIVTTLPGHKAPVNCTLWLPTKKDVLQVRGRETYYLLSGSADGAIMAWKIGSGKGDWSHVLQLPGMHKKGITCLAGRMVSDTVAIFASTSSDSIVVIWEMVIEPTPGGSCKVSCLHTLSIGSKPMVSLSLAVLPEQGSHLILAMGGLDHKIHIYCGDKSGKFIKACELKGHSDWIRSLDFSLPVMMSSGKHNLFLVSSSQDRTIRIWKMDSEAVSSGSTAQLRKANIEMTSYIEGPLFVAGNTSYQVSLESLLVGHEDWVYSVEWQPPTLLPGDEAHQAMSILSASMDKMMMIWRPEKNTGLWINSVTVGELSHSALGFYGGHWQPDGKSILAHGYGGSFHMWRDVGLDSENWQPQIVPSGHFAPVSDLTWARSGQYLLSVSHDQTTRIFAPWRNQVKPGDMIYWREIARPQIHGHDINCVAFIQGSGNHRFVSGADEKVSRVFEAPLSFLKTLQQATLLKPDVSDDFDNVQVVGANMSALGLSQKPIYTHGVKESLSSNSTDGPDSMETIPDAVPTVFTEPPVEDQLAWNTLWPESHKLYGHGNELFSICCDYEGKLVASSCKAQSAPVAEIWLWEIGTWKAVGRLQSHNLTVTQMEFSRDNVFLLSVSRDRHLSIFSIRKTKEGVEHHLVAKHEAHKRIVWACSWNPFGYEFATGSRDKTVKIWCVQDASSVKLLATLPQFRDSVTALAWMGRDRASNAGILAVGMDNGLIELWGVSGGRVSADSTPDSSPLSAACMLRFDPLLCHVSTVHRLRWREPNSSDEKSALELASCGADHCVRVFDVHCRT, from the exons ATGTCGCCGGCTGCCGGAGAGCTCGCTGGAGCCCGCGGAGAGGGCGGGGGCATGGAGGTGCAGAGGGTCTTCATAGGGGCCGGCTGCAACCGTGTGGTGAACAACGTCTCGTGGGGAGCTTGCGGCCTCGTGGCCTTTGGCGCCCAGAACGCCGTCGCCCTCTTCTCTCCCGAG AGAGGTGAGATCGTGACGACGCTTCCGGGGCACAAGGCGCCGGTGAACTGCACGCTATGGCTTCCCACGAAGAAGGATGTGCTCCAAG TTCGTGGCAGGGAGACATACTATCTACTCTCAGGAAGTGCTGATGGCGCTATCATGGCATGGAAGATTGGTTCTGGCAAAGGAGat TGGTCTCATGTGTTGCAGCTCCCAGGGATGCATAAGAAAGGGATCACCTGTCTTGCTGGAAGGATGGTGTCTGATACTGTTGCAATTTTTGCTTCTACTTCGTCGGATAGTATTGTGGTTATTTGGGAAATGGTGATTGAGCCCACCCCTGGTG GCAGCTGCAAAGTGTCTTGCTTGCATACTTTGTCCATTGGTTCAAAACCAATGGTTTCACTTTCCTTAGCAGTGTTACCAGAACAGGGAAGCCATCTAATTTTGGCAATGGGTGGTCTAGATCACAAGATCCACATTTATTGTGGGGATAAGTCGGGCAAG TTCATTAAAGCTTGTGAACTTAAAGGTCATTCTGATTGGATCAGAAGTTTAGACTTTTCTTTACCCGTGATGATGAGCAGTGGAAAGCACAACCTTTTCCTCGTTAGCTCATCTCAGGACAGAACCATTAGGATATGGAAAATGGATTCAGAAGCTGTTTCGTCAGGCTCCACGGCACAATTGAGGAAGGCAAACATTGAAATGACCTCCTATATTGAGGGACCACTTTTTGTAGCTGGTAATACAAGCTATCAAGTATCACTGGAGTCTCTTCTTGTTGGCCATGAAGATTGGGTGTATTCCGTGGAGTGGCAACCGCCAACACTGTTACCTGGGGATGAAGCTCATCAGGCAATGAGTATACTATCCGCATCCATGgacaagatgatgatgatatggagGCCAGAGAAAAATACTGGCCTTTGGATCAATTCAGTGACAGTTGGTGAATTAAGTCACTCGGCActtggattttatggtggacACTGGCAGCCTGATGGAAAATCCATTCTTGCACATGGCTATGGTGGCTCCTTTCATATGTGGAGAGATGTTGGACTGGATTCTGAAAATTGGCAGCCTCAGATAGTCCCATCTGGTCATTTTGCTCCTGTGTCTGACTTAACATGGGCAAGATCCGGTCAATATTTGTTATCCGTTAGCCATGACCAG ACAACACGAATATTTGCTCCTTGGAGAAATCAAGTTAAACCTGGAGACATGATCTATTGGCGTGAAATCGCACGTCCACAAATTCATGGCCATGATATTAACTGTGTGGCATTTATTCAGGGTAGTGGGAACCACCGCTTTGTTAGTGGTGCTGATGAAAAGGTTTCTAGGGTCTTTGAAGCTCCCTTATCATTTTTGAAGACCCTACAACAAGCAACTTTGTTGAAACCTGATGTCTCTGACGATTTTGACAATGTGCAAGTCGTTGGAGCAAATATGTCTGCTCTTGGGCTTTCACAGAAACCCATATATACACATG GAGTCAAGGAATCCCTAAGCAGTAATTCTACTGATGGTCCCGATTCTATGGAGACAATTCCTGATGCAGTGCCTACTGTATTTACCGAGCCCCCTGTGGAGGACCAACTTGCATGGAATACTCTATGGCCTGAATCGCACAAACTATATGGTCATGGAAATGAGCTCTTCTCGATATGCTGTGATTATGAAGGGAAGCTTGTTGCATCATCTTGCAAG GCTCAATCAGCACCAGTTGCTGAGATCTGGCTCTGGGAGATTGGAACGTGGAAAGCTGTTGGCCGCTTGCAATCCCACAATCTTACAGTAACACAAATGGAGTTCTCTCGTGATAATGTTTTTCTCTTGAGTGTCTCAAGGGATCGTCATTTGTCGATCTTTTCAATCAGGAAAACCA AGGAAGGAGTGGAACACCATCTCGTTGCAAAGCATGAAGCACACAAAAGAATTGTATGGGCGTGCTCATGGAACCCCTTCGGTTATGAATTCGCAACTGGATCAAGGGACAAGACTGTCAAGATATGGTGTGTTCAAGATGCGTCTTCTGTGAAGCTGCTTGCAACATTGCCTCAGTTCCGTGACAGTGTCACCGCATTGGCATGGATGGGCCGGGACCGTGCTTCCAATGCCGGTATTCTCGCTGTTGGCATGGACAATGGATTGATCGAACTCTGGGGTGTTTCAGGTGGAAGAGTTTCTGCAGACAGTACTCCAGACTCGTCTCCGCTCAGTGCAGCGTGCATGCTTCGATTTGACCCTCTGTTGTGTCACGTGTCAACCGTGCACCGTTTACGGTGGCGGGAACCCAATTCATCTGATGAGAAATCGGCGCTTGAGCTGGCTTCCTGTGGAGCTGATCACTGTGTGAGGGTTTTTGATGTTCATTGCAGGACATAG